The following are from one region of the Colius striatus isolate bColStr4 chromosome Z, bColStr4.1.hap1, whole genome shotgun sequence genome:
- the NARS1 gene encoding asparagine--tRNA ligase, cytoplasmic, with protein sequence MAGEVLGRTAALALEELYVSEREGNDSTGDGTQKKPFKTVLKALMTAGKEPFPTIYVDSQKENERWAIISKSQMKNVKKLWHREQMKNDAKEKKEAEDLLRREKNLEEAKKVVIKNDPSLPEPKCVKIDALEAYRGQRVKIFGWIHRLRRQGKNLMFIVLRDGTGFLQCVLSDELCQCYNGLILSTESSVAVYGTLNLVPEGKQAPGGHELKCDYWELIGLAPAGGADNLLNEDSEVDVQLNNRHMMIRGENMSKIFKVRSVVVQAFRDHFFANGYCEVTPPTLVQTQVEGGSTLFKLDYFGEEAYLTQSSQLYLETCIPALGDVFCVAQSYRAEQSRTRRHLAEYTHIEAECPFISFEDLLDRLENLVCDVVDRVLKSPASSLLYDVNPSFKPPKRPFRRMNYTEAIEWLKEHDVKKEDGSYYEFGEDIPEAPERLMTDTINEPILLCRFPAEIKSFYMQRCQDDPRLTESVDVLMPNVGEIVGGSMRIWDSEELLEGYKREGIDPTPYYWYTDQRKYGTCPHGGYGLGLERFLTWILNRHHIRDVCLYPRFMQRCKP encoded by the exons ATGGCGGGAGAGGTGCTGGGCAGGACGGCGGCTCTGGCGCTGG AAGAGCTGTATGTTTCTGAACGGGAAGGCAATGATTCCACTGGTGATGGGACACAAAAGAAACCATTCAAGACTGTTCTAAAG GCTTTGATGACAGCAGGGAAGGAGCCATTTCCTACTATTTATGTGGATtcccaaaaagaaaatgag AGATGGGCCATTATTTCAAAGTCACAGATGAAAAACGTCAAAAAGCTGTGGCACAGGGAACAGATGAAGAATGATGCTAAGGAAAAGAAGGAG gcAGAAGATCtcttgagaagagagaagaacctAGAGGAAGCCAAGAAAGTTGTCATCAAGAATGATCCCAGTCTTCCAGAGCCAAAATGT GTAAAGATTGATGCTCTGGAGGCTTATAGAGGCCAGAGAGTGAAGATTTTTGGCTGGATTCACAGGCTACGGAGGCAAG GGAAAAATTTGATGTTCATTGTTTTGAGAGATGGCACAGGTTTTCTTCAATGTGTCCTTTCTGATGAGCTG tgtCAGTGTTACAACGGGCTGATTCTCTCCACAGAGAGCAGCGTTGCGGTGTATGGTACACTAAACCTCGTTCCTGAAGGCAAGCAG GCTCCAGGAGGCCATGAGCTCAAATGTGATTACTGGGAGCTTATTGGTCTTGCCCCAGCAGGAGGGGCTGACAATCTCCTCAATGAGGATTCTGAGGTGGATGTGCAACTCAACAACAGGCACATGATGATCCGAGGCGAGAATATGTCCAAGATCTTCAAGGTGCGCTCTGTGGTCGTACAGGCCTTCAGGGATCATTTCTTTGCCAATGGATATTGTGAG GTCACACCACCAACTTTAGTCCAGACACAAGTGGAAGGAGGCTCAACCCTATTCAAACTGGATTATTTTGGTGAAGAGGCATACCTAACACAGTCGTCCCAGCTCTATCTGGAGACCTGCATTCCAGCACTGGgagatgttttctgtgttgCTCAGTCATACAGAGCTGAGCAATCCAGGACCCGCAGACACTTGGCAGA ATACACTCACATTGAAGCTGAATGTCCTTTTATAAGTTTTGAGGATTTGTTGGACCGTCTGGAGAACTTGGTTTGTGATGTAGTGGACAGAGTCTTGAAATCTCCTGCATCGAGCTTGCTGTACGACGTCAACCCG AGCTTCAAGCCCCCTAAACGTCCTTTCCGAAGAATGAACTATACTGAAGCCATTGAGTGGTTAAAGGAACATGATGTGAAGAAGGAAGATGGCAGTTATTACGAGTTTGGGGAA GATATTCCTGAAGCTCCTGAGAGACTGATGACAGACACCATTAATGAGCCGATCTTGCTGTGCCGATTTCCTGCAGAGATTAAGTCGTTCTATATGCAGCGCTGTCAGGATGATCCCCGGCTTACTGAGTCT GTTGATGTGTTGATGCCTAATGTTGGTGAAATTGTTGGAGGCTCCATGCGTATCTGGGacagtgaggagctgctggaaggCTACAAGAGAGAGGGCATTGATCCCACACCGTACTACTGGTACACTGATCAG AGGAAATACGGCACGTGCCCTCACGGTGGATACGGCTTGGGGCTGGAACGGTTCCTGACCTGGATTCTGAACAGACACCACATCCGGGATGTGTGTCTGTACCCCCGCTTCATGCAGCGCTGCAAGCCCTAA